A genomic segment from Pseudoduganella chitinolytica encodes:
- the flhA gene encoding flagellar biosynthesis protein FlhA, whose amino-acid sequence MNSLKLPAWMSGMGGGNAMSMAAPILIIMLLAMMILPLPAIVLDLFFSFNIALSIIVLLTSLYTVKPLDFMAFPAVLLVSTMLRLSLNVASTRIVLTEGHTGGAAAGKVIEAFGHFLIGGNYTIGIVVFIILTIINFVVVTKGAGRIAEVGARFALDALPGKQMAIDADLNAGLIGEADARKRRSEVSQEAEFYGAMDGASKYVRGDAVAGIMVTVINVVGGLLIGILSHDMPVGEAAKVYTLLAIGDGLVAQIPSLVISVAAGIIVSRVASDTDVGTQMVGQLFAKPQVMYITGGIIGGMGLIPGMPNFMFLSLGAALGGTGYLLDKKQKEAVANGTAGRPAGGGGGGNAAAGGAAAGGGAAAPAENEEASWADVQAVDTLGLEVGYRLIPLVDKAQSGELLKRIKGIRKKFAQEVGFLAPPVHIRDNLELKPSAYRITLKGVEVGAGEAFNGQFLAINPGMASGNLPGLATTDPAFGLPATWIDASLRDQAQGMGYTVVDAGTVVATHLNHLITTHASELLGRTEVQALLDHLGKEAPKLVEDLVPKMLSLSALQKVLQNLLGEGVHIRDMRSIIEALAEHTAHTQDPGELTALVRIALGRAIVQQLFPGNGELSVMTLDNRLERLLMQALATGGADGGGIEPGLADTIAQQAAQASQQQEALGVTPVLLVPGPLRPLLSRFLRRALPQLKVLSHAEIPESKTIRVTALVGNT is encoded by the coding sequence ATGAACAGCTTGAAACTGCCGGCATGGATGAGTGGGATGGGTGGCGGCAATGCGATGAGCATGGCGGCGCCGATCCTGATCATCATGCTGCTGGCGATGATGATCCTGCCGCTGCCGGCCATCGTCCTCGACCTGTTCTTCAGTTTTAACATCGCGCTGTCGATCATCGTGTTGCTGACCAGCCTGTACACGGTCAAGCCGCTCGACTTCATGGCGTTCCCCGCCGTGCTGCTGGTGTCCACCATGCTGCGCCTGTCGCTGAACGTCGCCTCCACCCGTATCGTGCTGACCGAGGGCCACACCGGTGGCGCCGCCGCCGGCAAGGTCATCGAGGCTTTCGGCCACTTCCTGATCGGCGGCAACTACACGATCGGTATTGTCGTCTTCATCATCCTGACCATCATCAACTTCGTTGTCGTGACGAAGGGTGCCGGCCGTATCGCCGAGGTGGGCGCCCGCTTCGCGCTGGACGCATTGCCCGGCAAGCAGATGGCGATCGACGCCGACCTGAACGCCGGCCTGATCGGCGAAGCGGATGCCCGCAAGCGCCGCAGCGAAGTCTCGCAGGAAGCGGAATTCTACGGCGCGATGGACGGTGCGTCGAAGTACGTGCGCGGCGACGCGGTGGCCGGCATCATGGTTACCGTCATCAACGTCGTCGGCGGCCTGTTGATCGGTATCCTGTCGCACGACATGCCGGTGGGCGAGGCGGCCAAGGTCTACACGCTGCTGGCGATCGGTGACGGCCTGGTGGCGCAGATCCCGTCGCTGGTGATCTCGGTCGCGGCCGGTATCATCGTCTCGCGCGTGGCCAGCGATACCGACGTCGGTACGCAGATGGTCGGCCAGCTGTTCGCCAAGCCGCAAGTCATGTACATCACTGGCGGCATCATCGGCGGCATGGGCCTGATCCCGGGCATGCCGAACTTCATGTTCCTGTCGCTGGGCGCGGCACTGGGCGGCACCGGCTACCTGCTGGACAAGAAGCAGAAGGAAGCGGTCGCGAACGGCACGGCCGGCCGTCCGGCAGGCGGCGGTGGTGGCGGCAACGCGGCGGCCGGCGGTGCGGCAGCGGGCGGCGGTGCGGCCGCGCCGGCGGAAAACGAGGAAGCCAGCTGGGCGGACGTGCAGGCCGTCGACACGCTGGGCCTGGAAGTGGGTTACCGCCTGATTCCGCTGGTGGACAAGGCGCAAAGCGGCGAGCTGCTGAAGCGCATCAAGGGCATCCGCAAGAAGTTCGCGCAGGAAGTGGGCTTCCTGGCGCCGCCCGTGCACATCCGCGACAACCTGGAGCTGAAGCCGTCCGCCTACCGCATCACGCTGAAGGGCGTGGAAGTGGGCGCCGGCGAAGCGTTCAACGGCCAGTTCCTGGCGATCAATCCGGGCATGGCCAGCGGCAACCTGCCGGGCCTGGCCACGACGGACCCCGCGTTCGGCCTGCCGGCCACGTGGATCGACGCCAGCCTGCGCGACCAGGCCCAGGGCATGGGCTACACCGTCGTCGATGCCGGCACGGTTGTCGCGACGCACCTGAACCACCTGATCACGACGCATGCGTCGGAACTCCTGGGCCGCACGGAAGTGCAGGCGCTGCTGGATCACCTGGGCAAGGAAGCGCCGAAGCTGGTGGAAGATCTGGTACCGAAGATGCTTTCGCTGTCCGCACTGCAGAAAGTGCTGCAGAACCTGCTGGGCGAAGGCGTGCACATCCGCGACATGCGCTCGATCATCGAAGCGCTGGCCGAGCACACCGCGCACACGCAGGATCCGGGCGAGCTGACGGCACTGGTACGTATCGCCCTGGGCCGCGCCATCGTCCAGCAGCTGTTCCCGGGCAACGGCGAGCTGTCCGTGATGACCCTGGACAACCGCCTGGAACGCCTGCTGATGCAGGCGCTGGCGACGGGCGGCGCGGACGGCGGCGGAATCGAGCCGGGCCTGGCCGACACGATTGCCCAGCAGGCCGCGCAGGCATCGCAGCAGCAGGAAGCGCTGGGCGTGACGCCGGTGCTGCTGGTGCCGGGCCCGCTGCGTCCATTGCTGTCGCGCTTCCTGCGCCGCGCGCTGCCGCAGCTGAAGGTGCTGTCACATGCCGAGATCCCGGAATCGAAGACGATCCGCGTGACGGCGCTGGTGGGCAATACCTAA
- a CDS encoding TonB-dependent receptor produces MSIHKKPIAAAAAALVTFVQCHAAMAAPADEAEAPVNVVTVTGARAEPYNPVSAMTATKVDAPLRDIPQTVNVIPEQLLRDQSVGSMEDAMKFVPGVGLSHGDGQRDQVTLRGFSAIADQFVDGLRDDALYFRDLSNIERIEVLKGPAAVLYGRGSSGGLINRISKKPGASKRELTAKVGSDNRRRGEMDLAATEGNMAFRVTGAVERADGYRDQQFLERDAIAPSLQFQLGTATTLLLQAEHLSDRRVTDFGVPSFKGRPVDVPAGTYYGAANARDVDYSHAEVTALGFTLEHRFSEQLSLRNAYRHYDYTLARYNTLVGAVNEALLTASLNRTNLRREENGWFNQTELTQTASLGGMTHKLLYGIEVGKQNKDQVTRSQNGIAVVPLFNPVLPVLAKTLTVAPSTDNLGIMKTASAYVQDLVALSEQWKALVGARYDHFEQETVERRAGQSNLGRTDVAWSPRAGLVWQPSVAQSYYVSFSKSFQPSAENFALAANNAQIEPEETTNKEVGGKFDFLGGALSATASLFRLERTNIKATDPVTNRLVPIGTQRTDGLELTLTGQLPQGWQVWAGYGYLDAKVTSSPALDSSDNVFKRVPVQGKRATLTPRHSANLWLAKSFGNGLRAGAGVNAVGQRFANPGNTVTLPGFATVDAMAGWKLGRVDLQLNVYNLLDRTYIVSGHGSSPNLNMPGAPRSAALTARYQF; encoded by the coding sequence ATGTCCATCCACAAGAAGCCGATCGCCGCCGCCGCGGCCGCCCTGGTCACGTTCGTCCAATGCCATGCCGCCATGGCAGCCCCCGCCGACGAGGCGGAAGCGCCAGTCAATGTCGTCACCGTCACGGGTGCCCGCGCCGAGCCGTACAACCCTGTCTCCGCGATGACGGCGACCAAGGTGGATGCCCCGCTGCGCGACATTCCGCAAACCGTCAACGTGATCCCGGAACAACTGCTGCGCGACCAGTCGGTGGGTTCGATGGAAGATGCGATGAAGTTCGTGCCCGGTGTCGGCCTGTCACATGGTGACGGCCAGCGCGACCAGGTCACGCTGCGCGGCTTCTCCGCCATTGCCGACCAGTTCGTCGACGGCCTGCGCGACGATGCGTTGTACTTCCGTGACCTGTCCAATATCGAGCGCATCGAAGTGCTGAAGGGCCCCGCCGCCGTGCTGTACGGGCGCGGCTCGTCGGGTGGCCTGATCAACCGGATCAGCAAGAAGCCGGGCGCCAGCAAACGCGAGCTGACGGCCAAGGTGGGCAGCGACAACCGCCGCCGCGGCGAAATGGACCTGGCCGCCACGGAAGGCAATATGGCGTTCCGCGTCACCGGCGCCGTCGAGCGTGCGGACGGCTACCGCGACCAGCAGTTCCTCGAGCGCGACGCCATCGCGCCATCGCTGCAGTTCCAGCTGGGCACCGCTACCACCCTGCTGCTGCAGGCGGAACACCTGTCGGACCGGCGCGTGACGGACTTCGGCGTACCGTCGTTCAAGGGCCGTCCCGTGGACGTGCCGGCCGGCACCTACTACGGCGCCGCCAACGCACGCGACGTCGACTACTCGCACGCGGAAGTCACGGCGCTGGGCTTCACGCTGGAACACCGCTTCAGCGAGCAGTTGAGCCTGCGCAACGCCTACCGCCACTACGACTACACCTTGGCGCGCTACAACACGCTGGTCGGCGCCGTCAACGAAGCCTTGTTGACGGCCTCGCTGAACCGCACCAACCTGCGGCGCGAGGAAAACGGCTGGTTCAACCAGACCGAGCTGACGCAGACCGCCAGCCTGGGCGGCATGACGCACAAGCTGCTGTACGGCATCGAGGTGGGCAAGCAGAACAAGGACCAGGTCACGCGCTCGCAGAACGGCATCGCCGTCGTCCCGCTGTTCAATCCGGTGCTGCCGGTGCTGGCCAAGACGCTGACGGTGGCGCCGTCCACGGACAACCTGGGCATCATGAAGACGGCCAGCGCCTACGTGCAGGACCTGGTGGCGTTGTCGGAACAGTGGAAGGCGCTGGTCGGCGCCCGCTATGACCACTTCGAACAGGAAACGGTCGAGCGCCGCGCAGGCCAGAGCAACCTGGGCCGTACCGACGTGGCGTGGAGCCCCCGTGCCGGCCTGGTCTGGCAACCGTCGGTCGCGCAGTCGTATTACGTGTCGTTCAGCAAGTCGTTCCAGCCGTCGGCGGAGAACTTCGCGCTGGCCGCCAACAACGCCCAGATCGAGCCGGAGGAGACGACCAACAAGGAAGTGGGCGGCAAGTTCGACTTCCTGGGCGGCGCGCTGTCGGCCACCGCCTCGCTGTTCCGCCTGGAGCGCACCAATATCAAGGCGACCGACCCCGTGACGAACCGCCTGGTGCCGATCGGCACGCAACGTACGGACGGCCTGGAGCTGACGTTGACGGGCCAGCTGCCGCAGGGCTGGCAGGTGTGGGCCGGCTACGGCTACCTGGATGCGAAGGTGACGTCGTCGCCGGCGCTGGACAGCAGCGACAACGTCTTCAAACGGGTGCCGGTGCAGGGCAAGCGCGCCACGCTGACGCCGCGCCACAGCGCCAACCTGTGGCTGGCGAAGTCGTTCGGCAACGGCCTGCGCGCGGGCGCCGGCGTCAACGCCGTCGGCCAGCGCTTCGCCAACCCGGGCAACACGGTCACCCTGCCCGGCTTTGCCACCGTCGATGCGATGGCGGGCTGGAAGCTGGGCCGCGTGGACCTGCAGCTGAACGTGTACAACCTGCTGGACCGTACGTACATCGTGTCGGGCCACGGCAGCTCGCCGAACCTGAACATGCCGGGTGCGCCACGCTCGGCGGCGCTGACGGCACGGTATCAGTTCTAA
- the flhF gene encoding flagellar biosynthesis protein FlhF encodes MNVKKFTAPTSREALRKVREALGPDAVILSNRPMDGVVEILALANDDAASLAQPAADAPLGIPDLEIEDTYTPAPMMASPAPRAAAPAAAPRQPSPQQMQDAIKARMQAQMEAQREAEAQANMEARMQARAQAQARPAPAFAAAAPAANFVQPAPALDMDRISAMVADAVSSAKANAAAEMSTMMTELRAMRGMMETQLAELSWGSSQQREPHKAAVLREMLAAGFSASLAKMLIEKMPAGRSAEESLRWVRTVLARNISAISNEDALIENGGVFALVGPTGVGKTTSTAKLAARCVMRHGPEKLALITTDAYRIGAHEQLRIYGKILGVMVHSVKDEADLRIALKELRNKHTVLIDTVGVSQRDQMVTEQVAMLQGADADVKRLLCLNSTSTQETLAEVVRAYQGTGLAGAIMTKLDEAASIGNVLDVVIRQKLNLFYVSNGQRVPEDLHLARPDELVERAFRSKKDVSQFADSDLPMLMAAAGNNAMREVHLG; translated from the coding sequence ATGAACGTCAAAAAATTTACCGCGCCCACGTCGCGTGAGGCGCTGCGCAAAGTCCGCGAGGCCCTCGGCCCCGACGCGGTGATCCTGTCCAACCGTCCGATGGATGGCGTGGTCGAGATCCTGGCCCTGGCCAATGACGATGCCGCCTCGCTGGCGCAGCCGGCCGCCGACGCGCCGCTGGGCATACCCGACCTGGAGATCGAGGATACGTACACCCCGGCGCCGATGATGGCCTCGCCGGCGCCACGCGCCGCCGCGCCAGCCGCTGCGCCCCGCCAGCCGAGCCCGCAACAGATGCAGGACGCCATCAAGGCGCGCATGCAGGCGCAGATGGAAGCGCAGCGCGAAGCGGAGGCGCAGGCCAACATGGAAGCGCGCATGCAGGCACGGGCCCAGGCCCAGGCCCGCCCGGCGCCGGCCTTTGCCGCTGCCGCACCGGCCGCCAATTTCGTCCAGCCCGCGCCAGCGCTGGACATGGACCGCATCTCGGCCATGGTGGCCGACGCCGTCAGCTCCGCCAAGGCCAATGCCGCCGCGGAAATGAGCACGATGATGACGGAACTGCGCGCCATGCGCGGCATGATGGAAACGCAGCTGGCCGAGCTGTCGTGGGGTTCGTCGCAACAGCGCGAGCCGCACAAGGCCGCCGTGCTGCGTGAAATGCTGGCCGCCGGCTTCTCGGCGTCGCTGGCCAAGATGCTGATCGAAAAAATGCCCGCCGGCCGCTCCGCCGAGGAAAGCCTGCGCTGGGTGCGCACGGTGCTGGCACGCAACATCAGCGCCATCTCGAACGAAGACGCGCTGATCGAAAATGGCGGCGTGTTCGCCCTGGTCGGCCCAACCGGTGTCGGCAAGACGACGTCCACCGCCAAGCTGGCCGCGCGCTGCGTGATGCGCCACGGCCCGGAAAAGCTGGCCCTGATCACGACCGACGCCTACCGTATCGGCGCACACGAGCAACTGCGCATCTACGGCAAGATCCTGGGCGTGATGGTGCACTCGGTAAAGGACGAAGCGGACCTGCGCATCGCCCTGAAGGAACTGCGCAACAAGCATACCGTGCTGATCGACACCGTCGGTGTCAGCCAGCGCGACCAGATGGTCACGGAACAGGTTGCCATGCTGCAGGGCGCCGACGCCGACGTGAAACGCCTGCTGTGCCTGAACAGCACGTCCACCCAGGAAACGCTGGCCGAAGTGGTGCGCGCCTACCAGGGCACGGGCCTGGCCGGCGCCATCATGACGAAGCTGGACGAAGCCGCGTCGATCGGCAACGTGCTGGACGTGGTGATCCGCCAGAAGCTGAACCTGTTCTACGTGTCGAACGGCCAGCGCGTGCCGGAAGACCTGCACCTGGCCAGGCCGGACGAGCTGGTCGAGCGGGCGTTCCGTTCCAAGAAGGACGTCAGCCAGTTCGCCGACAGCGACCTGCCGATGCTGATGGCCGCCGCCGGCAACAATGCAATGCGCGAGGTGCACCTTGGCTAA
- a CDS encoding MinD/ParA family ATP-binding protein, producing MANFNFDQAEGLRRMLAGPPRPRIVTFLSATPQDDKGSMLVNLGASLARAGNDVLLVDACASAHGVASRLGVDNGASLLGVARQECGLNQVVHQVPQGFNVVSMTRGEVRNGPQEARRLAKAFDVMAAQAGIVLVDGEFDGEAFPVPVMASSEIVVQVSNSATSIKNAYMMIKRLNHELGRRPFGIVVTGASEAEARVVYDNMAQAASRYLAVNLVSMGSVPADEYLHRAARLGRAVVDAFPLAGASVAFRQMAGRFALGSAPAGFAGSGN from the coding sequence TTGGCTAACTTCAATTTCGACCAGGCAGAAGGCCTGCGCCGGATGCTGGCGGGGCCGCCGCGGCCCCGTATCGTCACGTTCCTGTCGGCCACGCCGCAGGACGACAAGGGATCCATGCTCGTCAACCTGGGCGCCTCGCTGGCCCGCGCCGGCAACGACGTGCTGCTGGTGGACGCCTGCGCCAGCGCGCACGGTGTCGCCTCGCGCCTCGGCGTCGACAACGGCGCCAGCCTGCTCGGCGTGGCGCGCCAGGAGTGCGGCCTGAACCAGGTCGTGCACCAGGTGCCGCAAGGCTTCAACGTGGTGTCGATGACGCGCGGCGAAGTGCGCAACGGCCCGCAGGAAGCGCGCCGCCTGGCCAAGGCGTTCGACGTGATGGCGGCCCAGGCCGGCATCGTGCTGGTGGACGGCGAGTTCGACGGCGAAGCGTTTCCCGTGCCGGTGATGGCCAGCTCGGAGATCGTGGTGCAGGTGTCGAACAGCGCCACGTCCATCAAGAACGCCTACATGATGATCAAGCGCCTGAACCACGAACTGGGCCGTCGCCCGTTCGGCATTGTCGTCACGGGCGCGTCCGAAGCTGAGGCACGGGTGGTTTACGATAATATGGCGCAGGCGGCAAGCCGTTACCTGGCGGTCAATCTGGTGTCGATGGGTTCCGTGCCGGCCGACGAGTACCTGCACCGCGCCGCGCGGCTGGGCCGCGCTGTGGTGGATGCGTTCCCGCTGGCGGGCGCTTCCGTCGCATTCCGCCAGATGGCCGGGCGTTTTGCCCTGGGGAGCGCGCCGGCCGGATTCGCGGGGAGCGGCAACTGA
- a CDS encoding RNA polymerase sigma factor FliA, with protein MYTVKGKVNKDSLLTEHMPLVKRLAHHMKAKLPPSVEVDDLVQAGMIGLLDAISRYEETHGAQFETYAVMRIRGAMLDELRSSDWMPRTMRQDMRKIENAMAVLQQKLGRPPSESEVAKSLKLSLPDYQEMLSEGGGHQLVYYEDFKDDDGNDSFLDRYAHDEDADPLRALMDTDFRQAVIDAIDALPPREKLLMGLYYEEELNLKEIGAVMGVSESRVSQLHTQAVARLRATLREQAWTGPA; from the coding sequence ATGTACACGGTCAAAGGGAAGGTGAACAAGGATTCGCTGCTGACGGAGCACATGCCGCTCGTCAAGCGCCTTGCCCACCACATGAAGGCAAAATTGCCGCCCAGCGTGGAAGTCGATGACCTGGTACAGGCAGGCATGATCGGCCTGCTCGACGCAATCAGCCGCTACGAGGAAACCCATGGAGCGCAATTCGAGACCTATGCGGTGATGCGCATCCGCGGCGCCATGCTCGACGAGCTGCGCAGCAGCGACTGGATGCCGCGCACGATGCGCCAGGACATGCGCAAGATCGAGAACGCGATGGCCGTGCTGCAGCAGAAGCTGGGCCGGCCGCCCAGCGAGTCCGAGGTGGCCAAGTCGCTCAAGCTGTCGCTGCCGGATTACCAGGAGATGCTGTCCGAAGGCGGCGGCCACCAGCTCGTCTATTACGAGGACTTCAAGGACGACGACGGCAACGACAGCTTCCTGGACCGCTACGCGCATGACGAAGATGCCGACCCGCTGCGTGCACTGATGGACACCGACTTCCGCCAGGCCGTCATCGATGCGATCGATGCGTTGCCGCCCCGCGAGAAATTACTGATGGGCCTGTACTACGAGGAAGAGTTGAACCTGAAAGAAATCGGCGCCGTCATGGGCGTCTCCGAATCGCGCGTATCGCAATTGCATACGCAGGCCGTCGCGCGCTTGCGCGCCACTCTCCGGGAGCAGGCATGGACTGGTCCAGCGTAG
- a CDS encoding flagellar motor protein: MDWSSVAGILLALAGLVVGQSLEGGKLSSLVQPAAFAIVVIGTFGAVLLQTRPATLRRGILMLRWVFRPPEDSRAALKKDIQQWNQTVRRAGPLALERHMAAATDPFMAKGLRMIIDGIQPDKLRQLLDTEITAFETAERQAVRVWEAAAGYSPTIGILGAVLGLIHVMENLSDPAKLGPGIAVAFVSTIYGVGLANLFFYPIANKLKNIVTAQVHQQEIAAAVFHDLATGDFTRIMDERIATLMRDH, from the coding sequence ATGGACTGGTCCAGCGTAGCCGGCATACTGCTGGCGCTGGCCGGTCTCGTCGTCGGACAATCGCTGGAAGGCGGCAAGCTCTCGTCTCTCGTCCAGCCCGCCGCGTTTGCCATCGTTGTCATCGGCACCTTCGGCGCCGTGCTGCTGCAGACCCGGCCCGCCACCTTGCGGCGCGGCATCCTGATGCTGCGCTGGGTGTTCCGCCCGCCCGAGGACAGCCGCGCCGCGCTGAAGAAGGACATCCAGCAGTGGAACCAGACGGTGCGCCGCGCAGGTCCCTTGGCGCTGGAGCGCCACATGGCGGCCGCCACCGATCCGTTCATGGCTAAGGGCCTGCGCATGATCATCGACGGCATCCAGCCCGATAAACTGCGCCAGTTGCTGGACACGGAAATCACCGCCTTCGAGACGGCCGAGCGCCAGGCCGTGCGCGTATGGGAAGCCGCCGCCGGCTATTCGCCGACGATCGGCATCCTGGGCGCCGTGCTGGGCCTGATCCACGTGATGGAAAACCTGTCCGACCCGGCCAAGCTGGGCCCCGGCATCGCGGTGGCGTTCGTCTCCACGATCTACGGTGTCGGCCTGGCCAACCTGTTCTTCTACCCGATCGCCAACAAGCTGAAGAACATCGTCACGGCGCAAGTACACCAGCAGGAAATCGCCGCCGCCGTGTTCCACGACCTGGCCACGGGCGACTTCACCCGCATCATGGACGAGCGCATCGCCACGCTGATGCGCGATCACTGA
- the motD gene encoding flagellar motor protein MotD has translation MTQYRRARRPYDEEPENHERWLISYADFITLLFAFFVVMYAISVVNTGKYKVFSDALGDAFGGAGAALTQNTEVQTTPQATPQAVRRRVMIAQEKVRMTKLAQDLLATMAPLVKEGKVRVTQDSRGVSVEINASVLFDPAEAKLTEESREALQAVAVLLKDDPHAVQVEGHTDNQPIRNMYASNWELSSMRAATVVRLFIESGVAPERLTAVGHASNHPVADNNDPIGRARNRRVAITILSGVPDPETEIPTAADGAEAAPAPRPAPVR, from the coding sequence ATGACCCAATACCGCCGCGCCCGCCGCCCGTATGACGAAGAGCCGGAAAACCACGAGCGCTGGCTGATCTCGTATGCCGACTTCATCACCTTGCTGTTCGCGTTCTTCGTGGTGATGTACGCGATCTCGGTGGTCAACACGGGCAAGTACAAGGTCTTCTCGGACGCGCTGGGCGATGCCTTCGGCGGCGCCGGCGCCGCGTTGACGCAGAACACGGAAGTGCAGACCACGCCCCAAGCCACGCCGCAGGCGGTGCGCCGCCGCGTCATGATCGCGCAGGAAAAGGTGCGCATGACCAAGCTGGCGCAGGACCTGCTGGCAACGATGGCGCCGCTGGTCAAGGAAGGCAAGGTGCGCGTCACGCAGGACAGCCGCGGCGTATCCGTGGAGATCAACGCTTCCGTGCTGTTCGATCCGGCCGAAGCCAAGCTGACGGAAGAGTCGCGCGAAGCGCTGCAGGCCGTCGCGGTCCTGCTGAAGGACGACCCCCATGCGGTGCAGGTGGAAGGGCACACGGACAACCAGCCGATCCGCAACATGTACGCGTCGAACTGGGAGCTGTCGTCGATGCGCGCCGCCACCGTCGTGCGCCTCTTCATCGAGTCGGGCGTCGCGCCGGAACGGCTGACGGCCGTGGGCCACGCGTCGAACCACCCGGTGGCCGACAACAATGACCCGATCGGCCGCGCCCGCAACCGGCGCGTGGCCATCACCATCCTGTCCGGCGTGCCCGATCCGGAGACGGAGATTCCGACCGCGGCGGACGGAGCCGAGGCGGCGCCGGCACCCAGGCCTGCGCCGGTCCGCTGA
- a CDS encoding VOC family protein, which yields MNLTIHSTFINHLDPEASLAFYRDKLGFEVRKDVAYGALRWITVGPVGQPETSIVLAPPGVGPGVTDEERRTITEMMAKGTYGMLLLATRNLEEAFDRLQGRDVEIVQEPTEQPYGVRDFAVRDPAGNMVRIQQAG from the coding sequence ATGAACCTGACCATCCACTCGACCTTCATCAACCACCTCGACCCGGAAGCCTCGCTGGCGTTCTACCGCGACAAGCTGGGCTTCGAGGTGCGCAAGGACGTCGCCTATGGCGCGCTGCGCTGGATCACCGTTGGCCCCGTCGGCCAGCCCGAGACATCGATCGTGCTGGCGCCGCCGGGCGTCGGCCCGGGCGTGACGGACGAGGAACGCCGCACCATCACGGAGATGATGGCCAAGGGGACGTACGGCATGCTGTTGCTGGCCACCAGGAACCTGGAGGAGGCGTTCGACCGGCTGCAGGGGCGCGACGTGGAGATCGTGCAGGAGCCGACCGAGCAGCCGTACGGCGTGCGCGACTTCGCGGTGCGCGATCCGGCAGGGAATATGGTGAGGATTCAGCAGGCGGGTTGA